From the genome of Populus trichocarpa isolate Nisqually-1 chromosome 15, P.trichocarpa_v4.1, whole genome shotgun sequence, one region includes:
- the LOC7463126 gene encoding 50S ribosomal protein L21, mitochondrial translates to MAQRRWLQTVTRHALPLLSSKPTTSLKPLPHLPAPISLKSILSPKPLQQFLYTDPTLFHARSFSSSSRDDSENEEDDVEEGGEEEEDYDSDSNEAEVDDVTVSDMKREYSAEEIEAEAAAIGYKVIGPLLPSDRVLKHREPVFAVVQIGSHQFKVSNGDCIYVERLKFCEVNDKLILNKVLMLGTSTQTIIGRPILPDAAVHAVVEEHALDAKVIIFKKKRRKNYRRTKGHRQELTRLRIADIQGIEKPKPKVDPKQKMVAVKQQEKVAVAA, encoded by the exons ATGGCGCAGAGACGGTGGCTCCAAACCGTAACCCGCCATGCCCTACCTCTCCTCTCCTCAAAACCGACAACCTCTCTCAAACCTCTACCTCACCTTCCAGCCCCCATTTCTCTCAAATCCATTCTCTCTCCCAAACCCCTTCAACAATTTCTATACACTGATCCCACCTTGTTCCACGCTCGCagtttctcttcaagttctcgCGACGACAGCGAAAACGAAGAAGATGACGTTGAAGAAGgaggtgaagaagaagaagattacgATAGTGATAGCAATGAGGCGGAGGTGGATGATGTTACGGTGTCGGATATGAAGAGAGAATATTCAGCGGAAGAGATAGAAGCGGAGGCTGCCGCAATTGGGTATAAAGTGATTGGACCGCTCTTGCCATCGGACCGGGTTTTAAAACATCGTGAGCCGGTTTTCGCTGTTGTTCAg ATTGGTTCTCATCAATTTAAGGTGAGTAATGGAGATTGTATTTACGTGGAGAGATTGAAGTTTTGTGAAGTAAATGATAAG TTGATTTTGAACAAGGTTCTCATGTTAGGAACAAGTACTCAAACAATCATTGGTAGACCTATATTGCCGGATGCAGCTGTTCATGCAGTTGTTGAGGAGCAT GCATTAGATGCCAAGGTAATTATCtttaagaaaaagagaaggaagaattACCGTCGAACGAAAGGACATCGCCAG gAATTGACTAGGTTGAGAATAGCTGATATCCAAGGAATTGAGAAACCAAAGCCAAAAGTTGATCCAAAGCAAAAAATGGTAGCTGTTAAGCAGCAAGAAAAGGTTGCGGTTGCTGCTTGA